A single Fusarium oxysporum Fo47 chromosome IV, complete sequence DNA region contains:
- a CDS encoding CoA binding domain-containing protein has product MATEATVRKFFASSAYAVAGASSNPAKFGHRVFAWYLHHDLPVTPINPGSETINALNKDHPTVPSVTALSDPTQTSLSVITPPAATLKVLQEAKEKGIPSVWLQPGSFDDAVLKFANAPGTFEAVVAGDGGRGHEGWCILVDGERGLKAAGKL; this is encoded by the exons ATGGCAACTGAAGCTACTGTTCGTAAATTCTTTGCGTCATCTGCTTATGCCGTGGCAGGTGCCAGCTCCAACCCTGCCAAGTTCGGACATCGCG TCTTTGCCTGGTATCTCCACCATGACTTACCAGTAACTCCCATCAACCCGGGCTCAGAGACAATCAACGCTTTGAACAAGGACCACCCTACTGTTCCTAGTGTGACCGCTCTTTCAGACCCTACGCAGACGTCTCTGTCAGTCATTACTCCACCAGCAGCGACCCTAAAGGTGCTTCAAGAGGCAAAGGAGAAGGGCATTCCGTCGGTGTGGCTGCAGCCTGGCAGTtttgatgatgctgttctCAAGTTTGCCAACGCTCCTGGGACATTTGaagctgttgttgctggtgatggtggcCGAGGTCATGAGGGCTGGTGTATCTTGGTTGATGGTGAGCGTGGACTAAAGGCTGCTGGCAAGCTGTGA